In Marinilabiliales bacterium, the genomic stretch TGTCTTGGTAACAGAACCTATCCGGTAAACCGTACCGGGTGTGGCGGCAATGCCCCTTTCCGGATCTTCATAGCCGGCTGCCAGTCCGACAGCATCAGCCACAATTATACTGTCACGGTTAACCACAGCAAAAGCAACAGATGGTATCCCGTACTCGCTGGCAATGCTGTCAATTGCAGCCCGGATTGCTGCTGCTTCAGGAATATTGGCACCACGGCCGGTGCCGGAACCATGG encodes the following:
- a CDS encoding class A beta-lactamase-related serine hydrolase, which translates into the protein MKGSLVTAILAVFYTCLTAEANAIYAATSSRTTGAGASTNSYYAAGADLDSCFFNTIASGHSTGTGYIPGSSHGSGTGRGANIPEAAAIRAAIDSIASEYGIPSVAFAVVNRDSIIVADAVGLAAGYEDPERGIAATPGTVYRIGSVTKT